A region of the Amycolatopsis sp. cg13 genome:
GAGCGCTCGCCTACGAGGTCGGCGGGTTGCTGGCGGCCGGCTTCGCGTTGGGCGTCGGGTTCGCGGCCATTGCGGTCTCGGTGACCTCCGAGGGCTACGACCTCGATCCGGCGACGCCGCCGGGCGCCGTGATCCCGGTGCCGTGGGGGCCGGGTGGGCAACTGCTGCTCGCGGCGGTGGTCGTCGCGCTTGTTGTTACTTACGCGGCCCAGCGCGCGGCTGCGCGGGCGTTGCCTTCGGAGGTGTTGCGTGACACTGCCTGATCAAACACTGCCTGATGCTGTTCGAGGTACTGGATTGACGCACAGCTATCGCACCGCTGGCCGTTCGCTGACCGCCTTGCACGAGGTGTCGATCGCCGCCGCGCGCGGCCGGATTACCGCGCTGGTCGGGCCTTCCGGGTCTGGCAAATCGACCTTGCTGCGGTTGCTGGCGTGCCTGGAACGGCCGGACGAAGGCCGGGTCGAGGTCGGCGGCACGGACGTCACCGCGTTGTCCGCACGGGCGCGCCGGGCGGTGCGGAGGCGACGGATCGGTTACGTATTCCAGAATCCCGTCGACAACCTGCTGGATTACCTGACGGTGCAAGAACATCTGGAGCTGGCCGCGAAAATGCGCGGCACCGGCCTTTCCCTGTCTCTGCTCGAACGACTGGGCTTGGACGACCGTCGCAGTCACCGCCCGCGCCAGCTCTCCGGCGGCGAACAGCAACGAACCGCGCTCGCCTTCGCGGCCGTCGGTGACCCGGACGCGGTGCTGGCGGACGAACCAACCGCGCAACTGGACCGTTCGTCGGCCGGATTAGTGGCGGAGGCGTTCCGCGCACTGGCTGAGGCCGGTCAGACCGTCGTGGTCGCGACCCACGACCCGGTGCTGGCGGAAGCGGCGGACGACGTGGTGGAACTCGTGGACGGGAGGGTCCGGTGAGTGCCTTGCTCAGTCTGTCGGACGTAAGCCGTTCCCACAGCGGGATGCCGGTGCTGCGGCACACGAGCCTGGACCTGATGGCGGGCGAACTGGTCGCCCTGACCGGCCCGTCCGGCTCGGGAAAGAGCACCTTGCTGATGATCGCGGGCGGCTGGGATGCGCCGGACAGCGGGACCGTGACCGCGCACCCGCCGATGCCGGACGTGCCGGTGTCGGAACAGCCGTGGCATGCGCTGGCTTTCGTGCCGCAGTCGATCGCGCTGTTCGAGGAGTTGACGGTCGCCGACAACCTCGCTTTCGCCGCGCGGACCGCGGTGGAGCCGCCGGATCAGTCGAAGCTGCTGGAAACCCTGGACCTCGCGAAGCTGGCGGACCGGTTGCCGAGCGAGGTTTCGCGCGGGGAACAGCAACGGGGCGCGGTGGCGCGCGCTTTGGCGTCGGGCCCGTTGGTCCTGCTCGCGGATGAGCCGACGTCACATCAGGATCGTGCGCACGCGGAGATGGTGCTGACGGCTCTGCGCCGAGCAGCGGACCGCGGGACGGCGGTGTTGGTCGCGTCCCACGATCCGCTGCTGGCCGAGCACGCGGACCGCATCGTCGCGGTCGGCGAGTGAGTCAGTCTACTTTGGACGGATGACGCGCGAGGGCGGACACCTGGATGTCCATGTACGGGAACAGCGGCAGGTTCGACAGGATCTGGTGCAGCTCGTCGTGGTCGGCGACGTCCAGCACCGAGTAGTTCGCGTACTCGCCCGCGATCCGCCAGATGTGCGGCCATTTCCCGCTGCGCTGCAGCTGCTGGCTGTACTCCTTCTCGCGCGCGATGAGGGCGTCGCGGACTGCCGGGTCGAGGTCCGGGGGAAGGCGGACGTCCATCCGCACGTGGTAAAGCATGGTTCTCCGATCGAATCAGGCCGGATCAGGCCGGGTCGAGGACGAAGTTGTACTCGATGGCCTCGCCGTCGCCGGAGGTCTGGGGGTCGAGCAGCAGTTCCGGCTTCACCGCGGACGCGATGTCGTCGTCGTTGTGCTCGTCGCCCGGGAAATACAGCTGCGCGGTGAGCAGTTCGTGCCCCGGCGCGGACACCTTGACGTGCAGGTGCGCCGGACGCCACGCGTGCCAGCCCGCCGCCGCGATCAGTTTGCCGCACGCGCCGTCGGTCGGGATCTGGTACGGCGCGGGGCGCACGGTGCGGATCTCGAAGCGGCCTTCGTCGTCGGTGGTGAAGGTGCCGCGCAGGTTCCACTCCGGGATGTCCGGCGCGAACTGCGAGTACAGCCCGTCCGCGTCCGCGTGCCACAGTTCGACCTTCGCGCCGCCCAGTGCCTCACCGGTGGTCGAGGTGACCTGCCCGGTCCAGGTGAGCGCGGTGCCCGGCTCGTTTTCCCGCGAGGGGACCGAACCGCGCGCGCCCTGCTCGGGGGCGTCCGGCACGTAGTAGGGGCCCTCGATGGTGCCCTTGTTGCCCTGGCGGTGCTCGGTGGCGACGTCCTCGACGACGTGCTCGACCCAGACGTCCAGGAACAGCGGCCATTCGCCGTCCTCGCCGACGCTGATCAGCCACGACTTGAGCGCGTTGTACTCCTCGTAGGTCACCTTGTGCTTGCGGATCGTCGCGTGCACGGCCTCGAGCACCTCGCGGGCGAGCAGGCTGACCCGCTCCTTCGGGGTGCCCGCGACGCCGGCGAGCTTGTCGCTCTTGAATCGTTCGGTGGCGTTGGCTCCGGACGCGGCGGCGGTGGGGGAATGCGTGGCAGTCATGAATCCTCCTTGATCCATCGGGGGTTTCCGGCTCAGCGGTCTTGCCGGTAGTGCCGGAGCTTGCCGGGGTCGAGTGCGGCGCCGAGGCCGGCGCCGGGGCGGATGACCAGTTCGCCGTCCGCGATGCACAGCGGTTCGGCGAGCAGGTCGTCGGTCATGTCGAGGAAGTTGGACAGTTCGCCGGGACGGCGCGACGTCAGCTCATACGCCGATCCGAACGCGACAGTGCACAGTGAACCGAGCTGCCCGTCGATCTGGTTGCCCATCACCACTTCCAGCCCGAGACCCTCCGCGAGATGGTGCGTGCGCTGCGAACGCGTGAAGCCGGTGCGGGCGGTCTTGATGCTGATCGCGGTGGCCGATCCGGAGAGGATCTCGCGCGTCACGTCAGCGGGGGTCACCGCGGATTCGTCGGCGATGAACGGAATGTCCACCTGGGACACCAGCCAGCGGCGGCCGAGCACGTCGTCGGCGGGACACAGTTCCTCGGCGAACAGCAGATCGAGGTCGGCCATTTCCCGCATTGCGCGGGCGGATTCCGCGGCGGTCCAGCCCCGGTTGCCGTCCACATACAGGTCGACCTCGGCGCCGAACCGTTCCCGCAAAGCGCGAACCACTGCGGTGTCAAGGGAAACCGGACGGCGGCCGACCTTCACCTTGAACGTCGTGATGCCGTAGCTGTCGCGAATCCGCTCCGCTTCGGCGACCATCGCGGCGGGCTCGTCGAACCCGAGCATGTGCGACACCTTCATGCGGTCGGTGTAGCCGCCGAGCAATTCGGTGACCGAGACGTCGAGGCTTTGCCCCAGCGCGTCCCAGATCGCCATGTCCAAAGCGGACTTCGCGGCCGGATTGCCGACGGTGCGGGAAAGCCGGGCGTGCACCGTCTCGCGTTCGAGCAGGCTCAGGCCTACTACCTGCGGGGCGAACACGGTCTCCAGCACGGCCACGATCCCGGCTTGGGTCTCGCCGTAGGTGAACGGCCGCGGCGGCGCTTCGGCAACGCCGACCACGCCGTCGTCGGTGTGCACGCGGACCAGCACATGCTCGGCCGTGTGCACCTCGCCGGAAGCGAAACGCAGCGGTTTGCGGTAGGGGATGGCGAACGGGATCGCCTCCACCCGGGTGATCTTCATCGTGTCCTCCCTGACACGGGCACTTCGACGGGGAACAGCTCGCCGAGCGCGTCGAGCACGGCCGGGACCAGTGCCGAGGCCCGGTCGCGGTGCCAGGCGAGCGCGAGCTGGACGGTGGCGGCGCCGGCGAGGTCGCGGAACACGACCCCGGCCAGCGGCAGCGCCCGCGCGGACGCGGGGACGACGCCGACGCCGAGACCACCGGCGACCAGGGCGAGCAGCACCGCGGTGCCGGCCGCTTCGTGCTCGCGTTGCGGGGTGAAGCCGGCGTCGCGGCAGCTGCGCAGCACGGCTTCGTTGACGACGGAGTAGCTGGCTGGGTAGGTGACGAAAGCTTCGGCGCGCAGATCGCTCATCGCGACTACCGGTTCCACCGCGAGCCGGTGGTCGGCCGGGACGGCGAGCACGAGCGGCTCGGTCTCGATGACGTGCAGGTCGAGGTCGCCGCCGGTGACCGGCGGACGCAGCACGCCGATGTCGAGCGTGCCGTCGCGCAGCTGTGCGCACTGCTCGCCGGTGAGGAGGTCGGCGTGCACTTCGAGTTCGACCTCGGGCAGCCGGTGCTGCAGCGCGCGGGCGACCTGCGGCAGGTGCGACAGCGCGGCGGTGCCGGTGAAGCCGATCCGGGCGAGCCCGCGACGGCCGTCGGCGATGCGCCGGGCTCCGCGCGCACCCGCCTCGACGGCGTCCAGGATCCGCTGGGCCTCGGCGAGGAAGAACCGGCCGGCCGGGGTGACCTGCACCTGCCGCGTCGTGCGGCTGAGCAGGGCGACGCCCAGCTCGTCCTCCAGCTGCCGAATCGCGTGCGAAAGCGCGGGCTGGGCGAGGTGCAGGCGTTCGGCGGCGCGGCCGAAGTGGCAGGTCTCGGCGACGGCGGCGAAGTACCGCAGGTGGCGCAGTTCCATCGGGCTGCCTCCTCACCGGCTCCTCGTCCCGCTCACCGTAAGTTCCGGCATTGAGTGAAGACAAGGAGCGATTTGCGTGCGATTGATAAACGGCATCGAATAATCACACCCTAGGTCAGGACTGGGTCTTGCCCTGGTGTGACGGCGGGCACGGGGTGGCACAGTGCGGGAAACGCCCTGCTGGGGAGCCGATCAGCGCAGATCAGAGGCCCGTTGGAGGAGTCATGACCGAGATGCTGGACCACGCCGCTTCCGTAGTCGCGGACGCGGTGGTGGAGGACCCGGAGGCGGGCGTCTACCGCGCGAACCGCCGGATCTTCACCGACGAGGAGATCTTCGAACTCGAAATGAAGCACATCTTCGAGGGCAATTGGATCTACCTCGCGCACGAGAGTCAGCTGCCGAACCCCGGCGACTACTTCACCACCACGATCGGCCGCCAGCCCGTCGTCATCACCCGGGACAAGGCGGGCGAGCTGCACTGCCTGATCAACGCCTGCGCGCACCGCGGCGCGATGATCTGCCGGCGCAAACGCGACAACCGGCCCACGCTGACCTGCCCGTTCCACGGCTGGACCTTCCGCAACGACGGCAAGCTGCTGAAGGTCAAAGATCCGGACGGCGCGGGCTACCCGGAGTCGTTCGACAGCGGCGGCTCGCACGACCTGACGAAGGTCGCCCGGTTCGAGTCGTACCGCGGGTTCCTGTTCGGCAGCCTGAATCCGGACGTGAAGTCTTTGGAAGAGCACCTCGGCGACGCCACCAAGGTGATTGACATGCTCGTGGACCAGTCACCGGACGGACTTGAAGTACTACGCGGGGCTTCCACGTATACCTACGACGGCAACTGGAAGGTCCAGGCGGAGAACGGCGCGGACGGCTACCACGTCACCGCGACGCACTGGAATTACGCGGCCACCACGGCCCGGCGCAACACCGGCGAATCTGCCAACGACACGAAGACTCTCGACGCCGGTTCGTGGGGCAAGTCCGGCGGCGGTTACTGGTCGTTCCCGCACGGGCACCTGTGCCTGTG
Encoded here:
- the catC gene encoding muconolactone Delta-isomerase produces the protein MLYHVRMDVRLPPDLDPAVRDALIAREKEYSQQLQRSGKWPHIWRIAGEYANYSVLDVADHDELHQILSNLPLFPYMDIQVSALARHPSKVD
- a CDS encoding mandelate racemase/muconate lactonizing enzyme family protein, whose amino-acid sequence is MKITRVEAIPFAIPYRKPLRFASGEVHTAEHVLVRVHTDDGVVGVAEAPPRPFTYGETQAGIVAVLETVFAPQVVGLSLLERETVHARLSRTVGNPAAKSALDMAIWDALGQSLDVSVTELLGGYTDRMKVSHMLGFDEPAAMVAEAERIRDSYGITTFKVKVGRRPVSLDTAVVRALRERFGAEVDLYVDGNRGWTAAESARAMREMADLDLLFAEELCPADDVLGRRWLVSQVDIPFIADESAVTPADVTREILSGSATAISIKTARTGFTRSQRTHHLAEGLGLEVVMGNQIDGQLGSLCTVAFGSAYELTSRRPGELSNFLDMTDDLLAEPLCIADGELVIRPGAGLGAALDPGKLRHYRQDR
- a CDS encoding LysR substrate-binding domain-containing protein, with the protein product MELRHLRYFAAVAETCHFGRAAERLHLAQPALSHAIRQLEDELGVALLSRTTRQVQVTPAGRFFLAEAQRILDAVEAGARGARRIADGRRGLARIGFTGTAALSHLPQVARALQHRLPEVELEVHADLLTGEQCAQLRDGTLDIGVLRPPVTGGDLDLHVIETEPLVLAVPADHRLAVEPVVAMSDLRAEAFVTYPASYSVVNEAVLRSCRDAGFTPQREHEAAGTAVLLALVAGGLGVGVVPASARALPLAGVVFRDLAGAATVQLALAWHRDRASALVPAVLDALGELFPVEVPVSGRTR
- the benA gene encoding benzoate 1,2-dioxygenase large subunit — protein: MTEMLDHAASVVADAVVEDPEAGVYRANRRIFTDEEIFELEMKHIFEGNWIYLAHESQLPNPGDYFTTTIGRQPVVITRDKAGELHCLINACAHRGAMICRRKRDNRPTLTCPFHGWTFRNDGKLLKVKDPDGAGYPESFDSGGSHDLTKVARFESYRGFLFGSLNPDVKSLEEHLGDATKVIDMLVDQSPDGLEVLRGASTYTYDGNWKVQAENGADGYHVTATHWNYAATTARRNTGESANDTKTLDAGSWGKSGGGYWSFPHGHLCLWTWAGNPQDRPLWPRMAELKEKYGDAKGEFMVRGSRNLCVYPNVYLMDQFSTQIRHFRPIAPDKTEVTIYCIAPKGESAESRAWRIRQYEDFFNASGMATPDDLEEFRSCQLTFRATAAPWNDMSRGARHWLTGPDEVASSLGLDGVVSAGQKNEDEGLYPVQHGYWQETMRAAIAREQAVRGETR
- a CDS encoding ABC transporter ATP-binding protein; amino-acid sequence: MTHSYRTAGRSLTALHEVSIAAARGRITALVGPSGSGKSTLLRLLACLERPDEGRVEVGGTDVTALSARARRAVRRRRIGYVFQNPVDNLLDYLTVQEHLELAAKMRGTGLSLSLLERLGLDDRRSHRPRQLSGGEQQRTALAFAAVGDPDAVLADEPTAQLDRSSAGLVAEAFRALAEAGQTVVVATHDPVLAEAADDVVELVDGRVR
- the catA gene encoding catechol 1,2-dioxygenase yields the protein MTATHSPTAAASGANATERFKSDKLAGVAGTPKERVSLLAREVLEAVHATIRKHKVTYEEYNALKSWLISVGEDGEWPLFLDVWVEHVVEDVATEHRQGNKGTIEGPYYVPDAPEQGARGSVPSRENEPGTALTWTGQVTSTTGEALGGAKVELWHADADGLYSQFAPDIPEWNLRGTFTTDDEGRFEIRTVRPAPYQIPTDGACGKLIAAAGWHAWRPAHLHVKVSAPGHELLTAQLYFPGDEHNDDDIASAVKPELLLDPQTSGDGEAIEYNFVLDPA
- a CDS encoding ABC transporter ATP-binding protein, with protein sequence MSALLSLSDVSRSHSGMPVLRHTSLDLMAGELVALTGPSGSGKSTLLMIAGGWDAPDSGTVTAHPPMPDVPVSEQPWHALAFVPQSIALFEELTVADNLAFAARTAVEPPDQSKLLETLDLAKLADRLPSEVSRGEQQRGAVARALASGPLVLLADEPTSHQDRAHAEMVLTALRRAADRGTAVLVASHDPLLAEHADRIVAVGE